From Manihot esculenta cultivar AM560-2 chromosome 18, M.esculenta_v8, whole genome shotgun sequence:
attttcatttttctaaAAGTAGTCAGAACTTAACAATGGAAGGAGTTTCATTTGAGttattttctttacttttcACTTCTCAGGACAGATAAATGGGCTGAGACTGAATTGGGAACCAAATGGGGTGACAAGTGGGAAGAGAGGTTCTTTGCTGGTATAGGTTCTCGCCAGGGTGAGACATGGCATGTTTCTCCAGTTGGTGAACGTAAGTATAACAGTATTTTATTCAGCCACAAAATCTTATCTTTAAACTATATGCTGTATGTAATTGAACATTCTCTTGATTTTGTCCATACATCAGTTCTTAGTTAAAATTTGGGCTACCATTTTCATTTGTAAGATCTGTTTAGTTTGTTCTTTGCATATCTTTATACATGATTTTGAGGTATGTTATTGTAATGGTCATTGTTACTTGCATTGGCTTTCATTTTTCCGGTTTCTTGTTGCAAATAGAGTACAGTTTCTGGTGGTAGACCTACTGGAAACTTGATATATTCAAATTGGGGCTGATGTGTAAAGAACAAAACTAATTGTTTTTTTTCCTAATCAGTTTCGTTTTTAGTGTTATGATATGCTTGCTTGTCTGTATAAACATGTTAGGTTTGGGACTGATTATTATGTTTTTGTTCTACACCTTGTTTTGCTTACTGCATTCAGCCATTTGTTGCCATCTTTTAAGTCAGACAAAATACTCAAACAAGATGTATTTATCCATTATGAGAAATTTGTTTGCAAAATTATTCATCAATTGACTTCCCTACTCTTGTAATCTGCTAGATTTTTCTTGATAGTTGCGAGGGTCACTGATGGGATACTGAACTTGCATGGTTAACTGTCAACAATATCCCCATACATCAGCTTCAGTAGTTGCTTTCTTAACTTCGTTAGTGTGACTGTCATGTACAAGATGTAGTTTGGCGTTTAACTTATTCTTTGAAGTACATGACTCAAGGTGAAGATTCTTACATTCTGAGTAGACAAGTGACCTTGGTGTTCTGTTCTTTGAGATGTTCATGTTTGGCTTTACTTGTTCTTTATGAAATTTATGTACTAAAGTCTCATGATTATGTCGCTTCTAGGTTGGACAAGGACATGGGGAGAAGAACATTTTGGAAATGGGTATGGAACTTTATCCATAAATAGAATACGTTCCATATTGATGACATTTTTTTTCCCTATCCTGTATAAATGTGACATCAAAGTTTGGTACGGGTATGACTATATGAAATTTTACATGCTGTATTAATATGAGTTCTTTCTGTGCCTCAGTAAAGTCCACAAATATGGAAAGAGCACAACAGGTGAAAGCTGGGATATTGTTGTGGACGAGGAAACCTATTATGAGTAAGAATATGCTTACCGTAAGAGTCTGTATTTCTTTCGGATACACAGTTAGATTAATTTAACTGACAGGTCTGTACTTAATGAAGGGCTGAACCTCACTATGGATGGGCTGACGTTGTAGGTGATTCAACCCAGTTGCTATCTATTAAACCTCGGGAGAAACCACCAGGAGTCTACACAAGTCTTGATTTTGGTTCATCTTCAGCCGATGATGACTCCTCAGACTTGCCTCCTCTTCCGCAATGAAGGCCTGATTTTCAGGTTCTATTTTGCTTTAGGTGATTCCATATCTGATGAAAGTccaatttcattttaattttttaggttGTCTTATAACTGAATTTTGCGATTGCTTTCCATTTGTTCATTCTTTGGATGGGGTTGTGATAAATATTGGACATTACCTCATCTTTTTATTAAGTTTCTGGCTGCTATTGGAGTTTGTGGTATGACTAGTTCCTCGTTGAATTTTAAACTTCTTCTTATGTCCTTTATGTGGAAAGTTGGAGGTAGGTATACAGttctatcaaaaaaaaaaaaaaaaaaaaaaaaggaaagaagaaaagaaaagaaaagaaaattgaacAATTCATCAGAAGATGGTTGGCCATTTCATTTTctagtatttttatttaaatacctTCGTTTTCGTTTGTGAAAGAACTTTCCTGGATTTGACAGCAGGGTATTTGCCTTTTCCTTAGAAATTTCCTAGCTGAACAAGTGATGATTTTTCTTCATGGTTTTTCTACATAAAGTAATATCGGTAATTAAAAGTGactattaatttgaaaaaaattatattaaaggtTAAAAGAAATAAGAATGGATGCTTGTGATTGGGAGAAACTTTCTTGTAAGTATATGTGCACCCACAACAAAAattaatacattaaaattttagtggACATTACTATAATTTTAGATAGATTTTATCCTAATTTGACCTAAGATaatgtttataaattaattgaatatataCACTGAAATTCACTAATTTAAAGCTGATCTATAACTTCAATTTTATTTGCATAGAAAATTACttctctaaaaaaaataaaataaaaatgtggTATTTTCACCGATGATGAACCACGGCCAATTACAAAGAACTCAATTGTTAGCGTTAAGGATTTAAAACAATgaagtatttattattttaattattgatataaatatttaatttaaaattgtttctcttcattttttttctcaacaataataatgataatgataagagaaagcaataagtTGAATTTGACGTGGGCGCATACGCATTAAAGTGTTGATAATTATGATAATCTCTTTGAAACTGCACGTGGCTAACGAATACTGGCCGAATGGTTTAATACGAAGAAGGattatatattataagaaacaataatgaagtttatttatttatatttgattttgaattaaaattttgagtGTATATTCATTATAATGTTTTTTAATAGTGCAACATACCATTTTTCTATAGCACAACATTCGAAAATGAcattatattgaaaaaaaatagttaattttatttttaatattaaactaaatataaaaaaatatttttaatagctAACTATTAGTCCgtaaaaatttatcattaactttattttcttaattcatACCAAATATATCCCTGACATGGTTGCCGTTGATTATAAGACTCAGTttagtttataaaaaatattttttatatttttttatatttaaaacactaaaaaatttaattaattgaaaatattttttttgaattacacttacttaaaaataaataataaaaaaataaagcattttattaaaaaatatcttatataaaaaataaaaaatattttttaaatataaattatttttaagaataaaaattattaaaaatccagTGCCCTAGCACTTCAGGATTGGGCTCAAAAGTTACATCTAAGAGGGTGTAATGTAACGTAACTAAGCCGCAACCAAAAATCCAATTGACCTGGTTGGCTAACATACATCATGCCAGCTTTGATAATGAAGTTTAAAACATGTTGGAAAAGAAAAAACTCAGAATCGCTAAAATGCCTCACAGTTCACCTGACTTCATCGCTCACGCCCAAAAGGAGGTGTCAGTTTCCGTTGCTCCCCATCACATCCCTTCCCTAATTCTCTTCTGGCTTTACGGTTTCTCTTCTCATGAGTAGGATTCAAAACACCAACTACGACGAAGCTTATTCAAATATAACACCAGGAAGAGAACCAGATGGTGAAGAGCACTCGACAATCCGCCATGCATGTTGCCAGATGGTTCTCAGATCTCGATTGGAGACTTCTCTTTTTAATCGTTCCTCCTCTTTCTTTAATCGTTTTTCTCTATGTATCTGCTACACCCATCAGTCCTTTTTCCACTTTCGCCCCtcttgcttcctttttcttcaaCGGGACCTTGAATTCTCGCACTTCAGCTGATGATCCATGTCTGTTGCCGCTGAATCGAAGTCGGGCGGTGGGGGTGAGGTCGTGGAAGGATGAATTATACCGGTCAAGAATGGCGGTTTGTTTGGTAGGCGGGGCTCGGAGATTCGAGCTTACTGGACCATCAATTGTGGAGAATATTCTAAATGTCTATACAAACTCAGACCTATTTTTGCACAGTCCTCTAGACGAAAATTCATTCAAGTTCTCGCTATTGAAGGTCGCCCCCAGAATAGCTACCGTCCGCCTTTTTCAGCCGAAACCCATACCGGAAACCGACGCTGAGGTCCGAGTTCTCACCGCTGCAAATTCCCCAAATGGCATCCAGGTTTTCTCTCTTCAAatgatttaaaagaaaaaagaattgcATGTGAAATTTCAttctattttctctttttatttgttttctggTTAAGAACGTAGAGACTAGAGAGTGAGACCGTTACATACCTTACCTTTCGAAATCGGGTTTTGTGTGGGTTTCGTGCAATACGCAAACACTGATTCATAGTTTCTCCaattttctcttttccttttctgaatAAAATCCTTCAGGCCCGTTAACCCAACCGAAATTGCAAATCAGTGGTTCCCCtagttttgtttttgtttttttttttttttcgcctTCCCATTTCGGTTGGATTCTAACTCGAATTTGAAAATTTACACCCAGAAATCAAATGACTAAAACAGTGAGGCGTAAAATGTGCAGGGGCTATTGCAGTACTTCAATCTCGTAGAGGGATGTCTAACAATGATAGAGGAGTACCAAGCCCAACACAACTTCAAATACGACTGGATAGTCCGTACCCGAGTTGATGGCTACTGGAACGCCCCACTTGGCCCACAGAACTTCATCGCAGGTCACTACCTGATCCCACCGGGATCCACCTACGGAGGCCTCAACGACCGCCTCGGTGTTGGCGATTTAAACTCCTCCAAGGTCGCCCTCTCGCGTCTCTCTCTCATCCCGGAACTTGACTCCGCCGGGTTACGCATGCTCAACTCGGAAACCTCCTTCAAGGCTCAACTCACCACCCAAGGCGTTCCCTTCGTCACCAAGCGCCTGCCTTTCTGCATTGTGACGGACCGCAAGTACGGGTTCCCCCCGTACCGGTTTGGTGTTCCTGTGGCAGCATTGTCGAGTCCGGGTCCGCTGAGTGGCGCCAAGTGCAGGCCGTGCACGCCTTTCTGTGAAGGGAGCTGCGTTGCAGGCGTAATGCCATTGCTTGATAAGGGTTGGAGCTGGACTAATTGGGAAAATGGGACACTGAAGCTGTGTGATGCTCGTGGTGAATGGGAAAAGGGGTGGGAGAAGATTTTTGACAAGGTTGCGGGGAAGAAACGCGCCGCCGTGAGGAAGCGGATCTCGGGTCTGAAGCTGAAGCAATGCGTGAATGATTTCAATGAAATGAAGAGGCGGAGTTCCAAGTGGGAGTCTCCTCCGCCGGAGGAGATATGTAAGTTGGGCATTGGAGAGAATTAAGGGGTTGGTCTTGGATTGTTGTTAGAGGTAGGCTGTAAAAACATAGAAAGAAACTAGGAGGttatttttttttgggttaTATGGTAGGTGCTTTTCTTTATGCATGTAGATTGTACTCCTctaaaacaaaaatttatatacaCAAAAAATACGAAAGTAAAAatggtttaaaaaaaattattattttaaatcataTTGATAAGCagtaaattttaaagtattaataaagatatattaaattattttaaaattaatttttaatattataattgatatattttaataagatacttttaataataatgaattaaagtaaaataaactaAGGCATAATGCATATTTTTGTCATGTGtgcctctttatttttttagccATTCCATTTATTTCTTAAAACTCAACTTCTGCAAATTGTGTACCTCTGTGATTATTCTGAACTGTGAGGAGTGCAATTGAAGATAtcattcaaattaaatattttctagaatatattaattaatatattttattttttaaaatgaacttaaaataataaaatgattttataaatttttaacaaggttaaaataatatttgttagaaaaatatttttttgatctCGATTTATGATTAAGAAAAACTGAGAGGGgtttaatataaatgtttaaaatttcAGCGGCCAGTCGGGCATAGTGGCAAAAGACTAACAGGCTTGTTTGTTGGCCCAACCACGCATTGGGCAGAAAAAACACCTGCATGAATTttgttgaattttgaattttgataccCCTCATCTCGTGCCTAGTCATTTTTCTGTCTTTCACTTTTACCCTTTTTCTCAGTTCCAGGGGAGAAAGGCCACCTCCCGTGCCACCGCAGCTCGTCAACGATGTATTTGCTGCCGTACAGAACTGCCGCAACTTTATCTTCTTTGTCCGCTACTTTTGATACACGGCCAAATTTTGCTAGATTGAATTGATAAGTTGAATttcgccaaaaaaaaaaaaattgattagttGAAGCTTTTTCTATCTAAATATTAACAAATACATAATACGATCAAGATCAACTGATCCTAAATTGCCTAGTCCAGTAGCTATTGCCAGTCCAGTAGCTTATTCGGTTGGTATTATCGTGCTCGCAAACTTAATTGATTATAGTGTCTGGGATTAGAATCATCAGCCGGTGAAATACTTTTTTTCCTCGTCAATAGACAACGACTATTCTCTCTGTTTCAGTGGCTTTTTTTGATATGTCAGATTCTCTTGTATGATATTATGTACGTAATGATCAATATAGTGTACATTCcggttataaatttttaatccaTCATTCAACCAATCAGCATATTGTTTTTCAACCTCCTTCTGTTACTGTCAATCCGAATATTTGGAAGGGTATATGTTCTCTTCAAGTCTCTCCtaaatagaaattttttttttggcgaCTTTTTCATAATTCGTCAGTCTCTATTAATTTGATAAGACATGGTGGAGAAATTACAAGAACAATAGGAACATTATTGAATCAGAAATTggaataaaagtaaattttttgttctcagttttgacataatcaattGAGGAAAGTGTGAAAATAATCGATATAGTAGAATTGAA
This genomic window contains:
- the LOC110606977 gene encoding uncharacterized protein LOC110606977 produces the protein MVKSTRQSAMHVARWFSDLDWRLLFLIVPPLSLIVFLYVSATPISPFSTFAPLASFFFNGTLNSRTSADDPCLLPLNRSRAVGVRSWKDELYRSRMAVCLVGGARRFELTGPSIVENILNVYTNSDLFLHSPLDENSFKFSLLKVAPRIATVRLFQPKPIPETDAEVRVLTAANSPNGIQGLLQYFNLVEGCLTMIEEYQAQHNFKYDWIVRTRVDGYWNAPLGPQNFIAGHYLIPPGSTYGGLNDRLGVGDLNSSKVALSRLSLIPELDSAGLRMLNSETSFKAQLTTQGVPFVTKRLPFCIVTDRKYGFPPYRFGVPVAALSSPGPLSGAKCRPCTPFCEGSCVAGVMPLLDKGWSWTNWENGTLKLCDARGEWEKGWEKIFDKVAGKKRAAVRKRISGLKLKQCVNDFNEMKRRSSKWESPPPEEICKLGIGEN